The sequence AGGGCCAGGGCGGCGCCCAGCAGGACGGCGGTGTGGGCATCGTGGCCGCAGGCGTGCATAATGCCCGGGGTCTGTGAGGCATAGTCGCGTTCGGTCCGTTCCTCGATCGGGAGGGCATCGATGTCGGCGCGCAGGGCGACGAAGGGGGCGTTTTCGTCGACGATGATCTCCGCGATCAGCCCGTAGTGCTCTTCGAACGAGCGGACCCGTAGCCCCTCCGCTTCGAGAATCCCCTTGAGCATCAGGGTCGTCTGCGCTTCCGCCCCGGAGAGTTCGGGATGGGCATGCAGTTCATGCCGCAGGATCACGATCCGCTCCTGGATGGTGTCGATCGTTTCGAACAGCGTGGTCTGGTCTGTTTCCATACATCACCTCACCTATATGGATTGATTATAGTGCACTCCGATTGAAAGCAATCTTTGATGCGGCAGCCCTCACTTATGCTAAAATGAACCGACACGAGGGGACTTATGCGGTACGGGCTGATACTTATTCTTTTCACGGCACTGTTGACGGCGGCACCGGCGGAGTGGGCCGAGCGTTACGACAAGGCCAGGCAGATCGCGGCACAGGAGGGGAAGATCGTCTATCTCCTTATCACCGCGCCCGGCTGCCGCTGGTGCAAACGCTTCAAACGCACTACGCTCAAAGACAAAGCGGTCCGGAAGCGTCTGGCGGCGTTGGCCGTCGGCGTGGAGGTCGAGCGTGACAGCGGCACTTATCCCGCCAAATTCAAGGCGCCGATGATCCCCATGCACTATTTTTTAAGTGCCGATGAGAGGGTTTTGGTTAAAATGCCGGGCTACTGGAACATAGAGGATTTTATGTCCATACTCGACGATGTGGAAAGGAAACGAAAA is a genomic window of Sulfurimonas sp. HSL1-2 containing:
- a CDS encoding thioredoxin family protein translates to MRYGLILILFTALLTAAPAEWAERYDKARQIAAQEGKIVYLLITAPGCRWCKRFKRTTLKDKAVRKRLAALAVGVEVERDSGTYPAKFKAPMIPMHYFLSADERVLVKMPGYWNIEDFMSILDDVERKRK